One region of Triticum aestivum cultivar Chinese Spring chromosome 6B, IWGSC CS RefSeq v2.1, whole genome shotgun sequence genomic DNA includes:
- the LOC123138403 gene encoding separase isoform X2 yields the protein MEAAADDLLAALSSPSSRAGLHSRFAAYLQPFSPHLPAANPNPKPPPKRATKQGKQQQPPPDAAALRSLAKRFLPFLCRALQLLPPLLLPNPSAGGDAAGLDELLEIYGLTLDCLAAISTCLAGKPYSVLLQRGRFVCCLESRGRYARAEAEAAATLDALRCALSPLTAAKPSRGAAIVAPLLPEPGIAGEAGADPEVTILAVELTVCLANCASKGKVKEDACYERVRNLVEQLRPWLRILTEGASKKYLTLLVNALSRCAIFLAAESSFFDADLVREFCVATLGECEKAQLIERLPIVARKICSSVDLSWGESTSLLLAVLESVLRVKAYLPKALNEFLEFIDYFSRSFLSNRDVNAGASKLFYGQGGFSSEISPPIASVLHLYATGLHFSRQQMESEDQPSMSVDFLKNEKNLQTLNNALGTLERIFCATDGKSSKHDNLGKYSSTLTDARHPNKKDSYSCSQSREHINFLAYLDSLEFVCKILLQPANAVWESFFKEKTVPTSGKMTCVLMALNQFIDSSLFAYSYTKMSDEEKERLNKTLLRALVSAIKISFVTKEAIQKSLYSINCAISSTWIKLEDFKYLIPSIGNIGVTLYNIGHFEEAPKALELCCQATWAQIRLSYCRLSTRTEGHIIIEDLPKDTLKDIITDAFARIDKMVNTLHRCGSKVIRDIVVKSFSELLAHGDTSDYHKSYSVLIESWVKITLKDFANDQNMDSAPLLYHSLMGYPSPLPKKLIGSILEQELLKYGEMESRATMLCGNMQIRIIDILLNELYCSKEYYLDRSKVLVRKAHALRSSGVQNISRCLESLSEAISLLRSILLDSSRGNAIVMHELAIAYCLHAHCAQEANRGGKVIFDDARSAVGLWSKMGTSQHSSPGVIFQQPSETLVPLLCSLVDLLAMKGHFELQFELCKLIIMMWKQENLPIEKLLSMLFINRRLNHACCHLPVDQNFFSYVAEHLGVDCRNTLFWRNCFKGDYPSLSMFLQQLWPVEFFSQPCEYSLGNQFGFNANVDGIVKVASSLVSEVPLNNQSAYLAGWLYYDSSERLLSRGQLLQAISYGREALQLRKKLLKKKFKFNLGKFVIKESECSGGQGFVSLEAWGPTMAEIWPDCTRPSSMRDSFLTPWNVLKCYLESILQVALMHELIGDGTEAEVLLRTGKEISCFQGLPIFAVVFTSALGQLYCKRQLWDAAEGELKHARDLLKENCEFISCETCRLTQEISVDVQAGDLFWNQFDKDLQKHSTCNLSRALGMYRSAMEKLNDTSLEFSAGSCCKLNTSCILGNKDCIAETKRGACNRGKKPLAAKDGVLPPCTPCLLFSQAPIDQYNELVGLKSERKNLKNAESAPPLDVNVKTSKTSSRLAKEQNAAAHSKTRTTRSSKRTAHVKSEKDLAELNSENDISGSDKLSTDALVCGKLSCSLDGVYCSRDDICNMFGCWNCLFVNSLNSESIENILQFRKDCIRRRHLVSLLLKTARALGAQGGKHGAHEVHSIYWQCISLLYFRSLPQGCYRTYEPHLIGLIMNENTGDFLSLERAEILCSMSFFLLKGFLSEQSRDSCCSFSSVQTADIVSWLLKAFVLSGESPSLLQEVCRLLTCIFLLSTIDSTVQLPLYSKGSLSLNHWAAYFHQASVGTHLNCHYLASLQALPRKTDSKGLVGDFANKIDEVPKFLRFSSADMEHLEKHVSEFFNQLPDVPIVCISMLGGDFVNVLGEALLLPSLFPAWMLLSRFDSTNKPTTMLLPVDSISKEAHNEDSSIKELDNPTRASDKNWKCPWSCTIIDYVAPTFRKLLEDNFRSLSGAIDIPKDGQANAVRWWSDRMKLNNDLNEILENMEKLWLGPWKYLLLGHQSADQHSEAVLENLITGLESEFKLEANPALIKVILGGVASVDELKECVSQLVSYKAYFGRGGCCGRDRLRAFSCQIDAEALVSLEHLCNGVVNELAEPVERTPVILVLDTDVQMLPWENLPVLRNQEMYRMPSVRSIFLALTRSTNHQKDASVIDPPFPVIDPFNAFYLLNPGGDLISTQEEFDQLFRNYEWKGNAGDAPTAEELVLALRNHDLFLYFGHGSGSQYVSGKEIEKLDNCAAALLMGCSSGTLHCKGAYAPQGAPLSYLFAGSPSVIANLWDVSDKDIDRFSKALLNSWLQENVTAAKNCSKCCPLTQEFESMTIAAKDNVRSRRKGSRARKQQQTVEMGGSSSCCNCGHRRIASHISEARRACRLPLMIGASPVCYGVPTIIRKK from the exons AtggaggccgccgccgacgacctcctCGCGGCCCTCTCCTCCCCGAGCTCCCGCGCCGGCCTCCACTCCCGCTTCGCCGCCTACCTCCAGCCCTTCTCCCCCCACCTGCCCGCCGCCAACCCTAACCCCAAGCCGCCGCCGAAGAGGGCGACGAAGCAGggcaagcagcagcagccgccCCCCGACGCGGCCGCCCTCCGCTCCCTCGCGAAGCGGTTCCTCCCGTTCCTCTGCCGCGCGCTCCAGCTCCTCCCGCCGCTCCTCCTCCCGAACCCTAGCGCGGGCGGCGACGCGGCGGGCCTCGACGAGCTGCTCGAGATCTACGGCCTCACCCTCGACTGCCTGGCGGCCATCTCGACCTGCCTCGCCGGGAAGCCCTACTCCGTGCTGCTCCAGCGCGGCCGCTTCGTGTGCTGCCTCGAGTCGCGCGGCCGCTACGCCCGCGCCGAGGCGGAGGCTGCCGCCACTCTCGACGCCCTCCGCTGCGCGCTCTCGCCACTGACGGCCGCAAAGCCTTCTCGTGGCGCTGCAATTGTTGCTCCCCTCCTCCCCGAGCCTGGCATTGCAGGAGAGGCTGGCGCGGACCCTGAAGTCACCATCCTTGCGGTTGAGCTCACCGTATGCCTTGCTAATTGTGCCAGCAAGGGCAAGGTGAAGGAAGATGCCTGCTACGAACGTGTTCGTAACCTTGTTGAGCAGCTCCGGCCATGGCTCCG GATTCTGACTGAGGGGGCCAGCAAGAAGTATCTCACTCTGCTTGTGAATGCACTGAGCCGCTGTGCCATTTTCCTGGCTGCCGAGTCTTCATTTTTCGACGCTGATCTTGTCCGTGAATTCTGTGTTGCAACCTTAGGGGAGTGTGAGAAGGCACAGCTGATTGAACGCTTGCCCATC GTTGCACGCAAGATCTGTTCTTCTGTGGATTTGAGTTGGGGTGAGAGCACATCGCTTTTGCTTGCCGTGCTTGAGTCTGTTTTACGTGTCAAG GCCTACTTACCTAAAGCTTTGAACGAGTTCCTAGAGTTTATAGATTATTTTTCTCGGAGTTTTCTTTCAAATAGGGATGTAAATGCTGGTGCTTCAAAACTATTTTATGGACAAGGTGGTTTTTCTTCTGAG ATTTCCCCGCCCATCGCCTCAGTTCTTCATCTTTATGCTACTGGATTACACTTCAGTAGACAGCAAATGGAAAGCGAAGATCAGCCCTCTATGTCAGTGGATTTTCTCAAGAATGAAAAGAACCTACAAACTTTGAACAATGCACTGGGCACACTAGAACGGATTTTCTGTGCCACTGATGGCAAATCCAGTAAACATGATAATTTGGGTAAATATTCAAGTACACTAACTGATGCCAGGCATCCCAATAAGAAAGACAGTTATAGTTGTTCTCAGTCACGTGAGCATATTAATTTTTTGGCATATTTGGATTCTTTGGAGTTTGTTTGCAAGATACTATTGCAGCCTGCAAATGCAGTTTGGGAGAGCTTCTTCAAAGAAAAAACAGTCCCCACTTCGGGGAAAATGACATGTGTCTTAATGGCACTGAATCAGTTTATTGATTCCAGCCTTTTTGCTTATAG TTATACCAAAATGTCTGACGAAGAGAAGGAGAGATTAAATAAAACCTTACTGAGGGCCCTAGTGTCAGCAATCAAAATTTCCTTTGTGACCAAAGAGGCTATCCAG AAGAGCTTGTATTCTATCAATTGTGCCATTTCAAGTACATGGATAAAGCTTGAGGATTTCAAATATTTGATCCCTTCAATTGGTAACATCGGCGTGACACTTTATAATATTGGACATTTTGAAGAG GCACCAAAGGCATTAGAACTATGCTGCCAAGCAACATGGGCACAGATCAGACTTTCTTACTGTAGACTATCAACAAGAACGGAAGGTCACATCATAATTGAGGATCTACCGAAGGATACACTGAAGGATATCATTACAGATGCATTTGCTAGGATAGATAAGATGGTCAACACTCTCCATAGATGTGGCTCAAAAGTGATACGAGATATTGTTGTGAAGAGCTTTTCTGAATTGTTGGCCCATGGTGACACATCAGATTATCACAAAAGCTATTCGGTTCTGATCGAGTCGTGGGTGAAG ATAACACTTAAGGATTTTGCGAATGACCAAAATATGGATAGTGCCCCACTTCTATATCACTCTCTAATGGGCTACCCATCTCCCTTGCCAAAGAAGTTGATAGGCTCAATCTTAGAGCAG GAATTATTAAAATATGGAGAAATGGAATCTCGTGCCACCATGCTCTGCGGAAATATGCAAATAAGAATAATAGATATTCTATTGAATGAACTTTATTGTTCAAAAGAGTACTATCTGGACAGATCAAAAGTTTTAGTTAGAAAGGCACATGCACTCCGTTCATCTGGGGTGCAAAACATAAGCAGGTGTCTTGAGTCCTTATCTGAAGCCATATCTTTACTG CGAAGCATCTTACTGGATTCATCTCGAGGGAATGCGATTGTGATGCATGAATTAGCTATTGCTTACTGCTTGCATGCACATTGTGCGCAGGAAGCCAATCGTGGCGGCAAG GTAATCTTTGATGATGCTAGGAGTGCCGTTGGCTTGTGGTCAAAGATGGGTACTTCTCAGCATTCTTCTCCTGGTGTGATCTTTCAACAGCCATCAGAAACTCTTGTACCACTTCTTTGTTCTCTTGTTGATTTGTTGGCCATGAAG GGTCACTTTGAGCTTCAGTTTGAGCTGTGCAAGCTTATCATAATGATGTGGAAGCAAGAAAATTTACCCATAGAAAAGTTATTATCCATGTTATTTATCAACCGGCGCCTTAATCATGCGTGCTGTCATCTCCCAGTGGACCAGAATTTTTTTTCTTATGTGGCAGAACACCTTGGTGTTGATTGCCGCAATACATTGTTTTGGAGAAACTGTTTCAAAGGAGATTATCCTTCTCTTTCTATGTTTCTTCAGCAGTTGTGGCCTGTTGAATTCTTTTCTCAACCGTGTGAATATTCCCTTGGAAATCAGTTTGGTTTCAATGCTAATGTTGATGGGATTGTTAAAGTTGCATCATCTCTGGTTTCTGAA GTTCCTTTGAATAATCAATCAGCCTATCTGGCTGGCTGGCTGTATTATGATTCGTCAGAAAGACTTCTGTCAAGAGGACAACTTCTCCAG GCCATTTCATATGGAAGAGAAGCCCTCCAATTGCGCAAGAAGCTCCTaaaaaagaagttcaaatttaatttGGGCAAGTTTGTAATCAAGGAAAGCGAATGTTCTGGTGGGCAAGGCTTTGTTTCACTTGAAGCATGGGGACCAACAATGGCTGAAATTTGGCCAGATTGCACCAGGCCAAGCAGCATGAGAGATTCTTTCCTTACCCCATGGAATGTACTTAAATGTTACCTTGAAAGCATATTACAG GTTGCTCTGATGCATGAGTTGATTGGTGATGGCACCGAAGCAGAAGTTCTATTACGGACAGGAAAGGAGATATCATGTTTCCAAGGATTGCCAATTTTTGCTGTTGTTTTTACATCAGCGTTAG GTCAACTATACTGCAAGAGACAGCTGTGGGATGCTGCAGAGGGTGAGCTTAAACATGCTAGGGATCTCCTTAAAGAAAATTGTGAATTCATTTCATGTGAGACATGCAGGTTGACTCAAGAGATATCAGTTGATGTGCAAGCTGGGGATCTGTTTTGGAATCAATTTGACAAAGATTTGCAAAAACATTCAACATGCAATTTGTCTCGTGCTTTAGGCATGTACCGATCTGCCATGGAGAAATTGAATGACACCAGTTTGGAATTTTCTGCTGGGTCCTGTTGTAAACTTAATACTAGTTGCATTTTGGGCAACAAAGACTGTATTGCAGAAACCAAGCGTGGAGCTTGTAATCGTGGGAAAAAACCCTTAGCAGCCAAGGATGGAGTGTTACCTCCATGTACTCCTTGTTTGTTGTTCAGTCAAGCACCTATTGACCAGTACAATGAACTTGTGGGATTAAAATCTGAAAGGAAAAACTTGAAGAATGCCGAAAGTGCCCCACCATTGGATGTTAACGTTAAGACATCCAAAACTTCATCACGTTTAGCCAAAGAACAGAATGCGGCAGCTCATTCAAAGACTAGAACCACCCGATCCAGCAAGCGAACTGCACATGTGAAAAGTGAAAAAGATCTAGCTGAACTGAATAGTGAGAATGACATATCTGGGAGCGACAAATTGTCCACAGATGCTTTAGTCTGTGGGAAGCTAAGCTGCTCCCTTGATGGTGTTTACTGCAGCAGAGATGACATATGCAATATGTTTGGGTGTTGGAATTGCCTTTTTGTTAATTCACTCAATTCTGAGTCCATTGAGAATATATTGCAGTTCAGAAAAGACTGCATCCGCCGACGCCATCTTGTGTCTCTTCTGTTAAAAACAG CAAGAGCCTTGGGAGCTCAGGGTGGAAAGCATGGAGCTCATGAAGTTCATAGTATCTACTGGCAGTGTATATCATTGTTGTATTTCAGATCTCTTCCTCAAGGTTGTTATAGAACCTATGAGCCTCATTTAATTGGACTAATCATGAATGAAAATACTGGTGATTTTCTTTCTTTAGAGCGTGCGGAAATACTATGTAGTATGAGTTTCTTTTTGTTGAAGGGTTTCCTTTCAGAACAGTCAAG GGATAGTTGCTGCAGCTTCTCTAGTGTACAAACGGCTGATATCGTTTCTTGGTTGCTGAAAGCTTTTGTGTTATCTGGAGAGAGTCCTTCACTTCTTCAGGAG GTTTGCAGGCTACTCACATGCATATTCTTACTCTCAACGATAGATTCCACGGTTCAATTACCTTTGTATTCCAAGGGATCTCTCTCTTTGAATCATTGGGCTGCTTACTTTCATCAAGCTTCTGTTGGAACTCATCTCAATTGCCATTACCTTGCAAGCTTACAGGCATTGCCCAGAAAAACAGATTCGAAG GGTCTTGTTGGAGATTTCGCAAACAAGATAGATGAGGTCCCAAAGTTTCTAAG GTTTTCATCGGCAGACATGGAACATCTCGAAAAGCATGTATCAGAATTCTTCAATCAACTTCCTGATGTACCAATTGTGTGCATTAGTATGCTTGGAGGTGATTTTGTGAATGTTCTTGGGGAAGCACTTCTTCTCCCTTCCCTGTTTCCTGCTTGGATGTTGCTCTCAAGGTTTGATTCAACAAACAAGCCTACCACAATGCTTCTACCAGTGGATTCTATTTCAAAAG AAGCACATAATGAAGACTCTTCTATCAAAGAACTGGATAATCCAACTAGAGCTTCAGATAAGAATTGGAAGTGCCCTTGGAGCTGCACTATTATAGATTATGTGGCTCCAACTTTCAGAAAGCTACTTGAGGATAACTTTAGATCCCTCTCTGGTGCAATTGATATTCCAAAGGATGGACAAGCAAATGCAGTAAGGTGGTGGTCGGATAGAATGAAGCTCAACAACGACCTTAATGAGATACTGGA AAACATGGAAAAATTGTGGCTAGGACCCTGGAAATATCTTCTGCTGGGGCACCAATCAGCTGACCAACACAGTGAGGCAGTGCTGGAAAATCTAATCACTGGTCTAGAATCAGAATTCAAACTTGAAGCAAATCCGGCGCTCATCAAGGTCATCCTTGGTGGGGTTGCATCAGTGGATGAACTGAAAGAATGTGTTTCTCAGCTTGTATCATATAAAGCTTACTTTGGCAGGGGAGGGTGTTGTGGAAGAGATAGACTTAGAGCCTTCTCTTGCCAGATTGATGCTGAAGCTCTGGTGTCCCTTGAGCATTTATGCAATGGTGTAGTGAATGAGCTGGCCGAGCCAGTTGAGAGAACTCCAGTGATTTTAGTTCTGGATACTGATGTGCAG ATGCTTCCTTGGGAGAACTTGCCTGTCTTAAGGAATCAGGAAATGTACCGCATGCCGTCAGTGAGAAGCATCTTTCTAGCATTGACTAGAAGCACTAATCATCAGAAAGATGCCAGTGTCATAGACCCTCCTTTTCCTGTTATTGACCCTTTCAATGCATTCTATCTGTTGAATCCTGGTGGTGATTTGATCAGCACACAAGAGGAATTTGATCAGTTGTTTAGAAACTACGAGTGGAAG GGAAATGCTGGGGATGCTCCAACAGCTGAAGAGCTTGTCTTGGCCCTGAGGAATCATGATCTTTTTCTCTACTTTGGACATGGAAGTG GAAGCCAGTATGTCTCTGGAAAGGAAATCGAGAAGTTAGATAATTGTGCAGCTGCTCTCCTCATGGGTTGCAGTAGTGGGACACTTCATTGCAAAGGAGCGTATGCTCCTCAAGGGGCCCCTTTGTCTTATTTATTTGCTGGTTCTCCGTCCGTCATTGCAAATCTCTGGGACGTCTCGGATAAAGATATAGATCGATTTAGTAAAGCACTGCTCAATTCATGGCTGCAAGAAAATGTCACGGCTGCCAAGAATTGCTCTAAGTGTTGCCCTCTGACCCAAGAATTTGAGTCCATGACCATCGCCGCGAAGGACAATGTTAGGTCAAGACGAAAAGGCTCACGAGCTAGGAAGCAACAACAGACAGTAGAGATGGGCGGCAGTAGTAGTTGCTGTAACTGCGGGCACAGGCGAATAGCTTCACATATAAGTGAAGCTAGGCGTGCTTGCAGGCTTCCTCTTATGATCGGTGCATCTCCTGTTTGTTATGGTGTGCCTACTATCATCAGGAAGAAGTAA